From the Paraflavitalea soli genome, the window ACTGCCTGTTCAGCTTTCCAGGCAACACTACAAAATGACATTATTGATGGATGAACTGGCTGAATGCCCGGTCAGGATGTCCGTCCCTACTAAGGAAAACCACTATATACTTGGCCCGAAACGGGTATTTAGACAGGTACGAACAGGTATATTCACCCTTTTTGCAATGTGGGGCATAATTATAGCCTTTAAAGCGGCATTTAATGGATTATTTTTTGATCAGGTTAACTAATATTACTTATTTTCAACAAGCGGAGCGACCTATGAAATTAGTTGTTGTGAAAACCATTTTACAATTTGGAAACCCTCATTATTAAAGAGACGCTTAAATCCAAACTCAATACAGGCGTTGAACCTGCTGTTGACTTTCTGTATAACAATTATAGCTCCATGTTATATGGCTATGTGTTACAGTTCATCCCCGATAAGAAAGAAGCGGAGAAAGTATTGGTACTTGTCTTTGGTGCCTTAGCCTCCCGTTTGCAGGAAGCCTGTAATTCTACCCTCTCTGTCTATTGCTGGATGCAGGTGGAAGCCAGGAAAGTGATCCTGGAATACAAAAAGAAACAGTCAGGCCCTTCCAATGGTCATCCGCCGGCCAATGGGCAGCCTAAGAATGCTTATTACCTTTCCCTGCTCCAGGAGGCATCAGAGGAACAACGCCTCGTGTTCAGCGAAATATTCCTCCAGGGAAGAGAAAAAGAAGAATTGGCCAACCAACTACAAAAAAATGTGCAGGATATCAGCAGGCTTCTGAAGGAGAGCCTCCTCATCATGCAAAAGAACCTTCAGTGAACCTACAGGAATACATAGACAGTGGCAGCGTAGAAGCTTACGTGTTTGGGGTGTTGGCGCCTGCAGAAAAAGAGGCGTTCGAACGCCTGCTGCTGGTATCTCCTGATTTACAACAGGCCCTCGCCAGGGTGGAACGCCAGGTGGAGCAATTTGCAGCCAGCCAGTCAATCCCGCCGCCGCCCGAAACCCGCCAGCAGTTCCAGGATTTCTTACATGGGTTACCCATCCTCAAACGGGGCGATAGCATACCACCACCGATCGAACGTAACGTCAACGCTCATGGTAATACAAACTACATCCCTGCTTATGAAATTACTACCAGCCACATCAAAGTTCACAAATACTGGCGTATAGCCTTTCTTGTACTTTTCATCCTGTCAAAAATATTCCTCGCTTTCCTCATCTACTACATTATCAAGTTCTACGATGCACGCAACCAGGTAAAGCAATTACAACAACACGAGCAGGTACAAAAAGCAGGTAAATAACATATCCCATCCCAAGCTATCAAGCCTTGCAGAAAATGCTGGTTTTTAATACCCTACTAGAATAGTAGGAATTATTTGGCGATAATACCAGCTGCCAGTATCTTTGCTCAGTTATCGTTCACGCTTGCCAGCCAACAGTCACAAAAAGCTATACCATGAGACAAATGACTACACTTACACCAACTCCCCTTCGTTTGAAGCTGCGCTTTCAAACGCATATCCCGTCTTACAGTATCGCCCGTTGTTGTTGCTGAAATTAACCCATTGATGTACAGCTTTATCGCATGCCTATCCAATGGATAGCATAGCTATCATATTGTCATATACCTAACATTCAATCTTAAGTTACAATGAACAGGATCATTGCCTTATGGGCTATTATTATTGTATTGCCGGCATCCCTGGCCGCGCAAACACGCATCGTACAGGGCACTGTATTGGATAGATCCAACAACCTGCCCCTGCCGGGCGTTACCATCCAGGCTGGCAGCGCTGCCGGCAGCAGCACCACCGATGCCAAAGGCAGCTTTACCATCGGCATTACTGGCAAGGCCATCCTCACATTTTCTTATGTGGGCTATGCAACATTGCAAATAGCAGCCGATAGCATACAGGATGGAGAGGGAGTGTTGGTAAAACTGACCCCTTCCGATAATGCACTCGACGCCGTGGTCGTGACCGCCCTGGGTGTTTCCAAACAAAAGAAATCCCTGGGGTATGCCACACAGGAATTGAAAGCAAAGGATATATCCGAAGCCAAAGAAGCCAATATTGTCAATGCACTCGCCGGTAAAGTAGCAGGCGTACGCATCACCAACACACAAGGCGATATGGGTTCATCCCGCATTGTCATCAGGGGCGAAACCTCCATCGCCGGTAACAACCAGCCATTGTTTATCGTAGATGGTATACCCGTCGACAACTCCCAGTTGGGAGCCGGCGGCTCACGCGACTACCGCAATGCCATAGCCGACCTCAACTCCGAAGACATTGAGACCATCAGCGTACTGAAAGGCCCCAATGCCGCAGCCTTGTATGGCTCCCGCGCCGCTCATGGTGTCATCCTCATCAAAACAAAAACAGGTAAGAGCAGAAATGGTATCGGAGTTACCCTCAACTCCAACACTACCTTTTCCAGCGTCAATATATTACCCGATTACCAGAATGTATTTGGCCAGGGCGCTGAAGGCAAGTTCAGTTATGTAGATGGTAAAGGCGGTGGTATCAATGACGGCGTGGATGAAAGCTGGGGCCCCAAACTGGATGGCCGGCTCATTCCCCAATTCTATTCCAAAGGCGTGCCTGTACCCTTTGTGGCCCATCCCAATAATGTAAAAGACTATTTCAAAACAGGCGTATTGCTCAGCAACAGCATCGCTCTCGATGGCGCCGGTGATAAATATAGTTACCGCATCTCTTACAACAACGAAAAACAGTGGGGCATCGTTCCCAACAGCGAAGCAGGTAAGAACAACTTATCCTTCAATGGCTCTTTCGATGTTACTCCCAAATTGAAAGTAGGCGTGGGCGCCAACTATATAGTCAATGATGCCCCCAACCTGCCCGGCGCAGGAGGCCGTCGTGCCACCAGCACCATGCTCCAGTTTACCTGGTTTGGCCGGCAGGTAGATATCAATCAGCTGCGTGATTACAAGGATGCAGCCGGTAATACCTTCAACTGGAACAACAGCTATTACAGCAATCCTTTCTGGGTGGCCTATGAAAATACTGTCAGCCAGCGGCGCAACCGTTTCATCGGCAACCTCAACCTCTCTTACCAGATCATAGATGGCCTGTCCTTCAACTTCAGAACCGGTAGTGATTACTACAATGATAAGCGCAAGTCCAAAATAGCCTACGGTACCAATGGCACCCCATTCGGTTCTTACCAGGAGACCAATTACATCGTTACCGAAAACAATACCGAAGCCACCCTGCGTTACAATAAGAACATCAGCAGTGATTTTAGCCTCGATATCATTGCCGGTGGCAACGTACGTACCAAGACCTATGAAGAGAATGATCAGCAGGCCCCCAGGCTGGCCGTAGCCAATGTGTACACCCTCACCAATTCCCGCGATCCCCTCATCTCTTCCAACTACTATTCCAAACTGCGCACCTGGAGCAGCTTTGCTTCCGCACAGCTGGGTTATAAGAACTATGCATTTGTGAATGTCACCGCACGCAACGACTGGTCTTCTACCTTACCCCAGCAAAACCTGTCCTATTTTTATCCATCCGTCAATGCCAGTGTGGTGCTCTCCGATGCCCTCGATATCAAAAGCAATGTGCTCAGCTTCCTGAAAGTGCGCGGCGGATGGTCCAAAGTGGGCGCCGATGCCGATCCATACCAGTTGATCAATACCTATAATTTCAATGCCCCCTTCAATGGCAATCCCCAGTTGAATACATCGGGCGTTGATCTCAATCCCAACCTCAGATCAGAAAGTACCAATTCTACTGAAGTAGGTGTAGAAGCAGCTTTTCTCAACAGCCGCATAAGATTGGACCTGAGCCTGTACAATACCAATAGCATTGACCAGATACTGAAAGTAGATGTAAGCCCTACCACTGGTTATACACAAAAACTGCTCAATGCCGGTAAGATCAACAACAAGGGTATTGAAGTACAATTGGGATTGACCCCTGTGAAAGTGAAAGATTTCCGGTGGGACATCGACCTCAACTATGCCGCCAATAAAAGTAAACTGGAGCGCCTGGACAATGAAGGCAACCTGCAAAACTATGTGCTCGGTTCCTATAGGAATATCCAGGTACTGGCTTCTGTGGGCAAAGCCTATGGTACCTTGTTTGGCAATGCTTACCAGCGCGATGACAAAGGCAATATTGTGGTCAACAACAGCGGTATTCCCCTGGCCAGCCCTTCCAAAAAAGTATTGGGCAAATATACCCCCGATTGGATAGGAGGTATCAACAACAGTTTCTCTTATAAGCAATTCAACCTTTCCTTCCTCATTGATGCCAGCATTGGCGGTTCCTTGTTTGCAGGTACCAACTCTACCGGCAGCTATACCGGTGTACTGGAAATGACCTTGCCCGGCCGCGATGCTGACCATGGCGGACTGTACTATTATTATCCCGGCAACGACAAGTCCAAAGGTACTGTGGGCCTCGCCAAAGGCGCTACCCCGCCATCAGGCGAAGTCGTGTATGAAGATGGCATGATCTTCAAAGGTGTCAATACAGCTGGTAATGCCAATGCAGTCATTATCCCGGCTTCACAATACTACAAGGCGGCGCGTAACATTGAGGAAGAGTTTGTGTACAGCGCTTCTTATGTAAAGTTCAGGGAACTGAAGTTTGGCTACACCCTGCCGCTGGGCTGGATCAGGAAACTGGGCCTCACCGGCGCTACCGTTAGCCTGGTAGGTCGCAACCTGTGGATCATCCACAAAGATGTTCCCAATATCGATCCCGAAACAGCTTTTACCAATGGCAATGCGCAGGGCCTGGAAGACCTTACCTTGCCCACTACCCGCAGCTATGGCTTCAACATCAATGTTAAATTTTAAATAGCTCAGGGTGGGTCGCCCTTCCGGGGCGGCTCACCCTGGCGCCGGGTTTGTCAGGCTGAGCTTGTCGTTTGTCAGGCTGAGCTTGTCGAAGCCTCTTAATTAAGTAATGTGAACTTTTAAATCGAACGATCATGACTAAGCATATATACCAATGGTTGATCGCAGGTCTTTCCCTCGCCACCATTTCCTGCAAAAAAGACCTTGCAGAGATCAACAAGAATCCCAACGCAGCAGAAAATCCACAGCCCGATTACCTGCTCACCGCCACAGAGAAGATTACGTCCGATCTCTACTGGGGTGACGCCAATAATTTCAATTCCACCCTGCTCATCATCCAGCATTGGGCCAAGATCCAATATACCGAGCCCGACAGGTATATCTTCTCCAATAGCAGTTTCACTTCCCTGTGGGGCACTGGTTATGCCCAAAGCATTACCAACCTCAACACCATTTTGCAGCTGCCGGCTGAGAAAGCCAACGCCAAT encodes:
- a CDS encoding SusC/RagA family TonB-linked outer membrane protein; this translates as MNRIIALWAIIIVLPASLAAQTRIVQGTVLDRSNNLPLPGVTIQAGSAAGSSTTDAKGSFTIGITGKAILTFSYVGYATLQIAADSIQDGEGVLVKLTPSDNALDAVVVTALGVSKQKKSLGYATQELKAKDISEAKEANIVNALAGKVAGVRITNTQGDMGSSRIVIRGETSIAGNNQPLFIVDGIPVDNSQLGAGGSRDYRNAIADLNSEDIETISVLKGPNAAALYGSRAAHGVILIKTKTGKSRNGIGVTLNSNTTFSSVNILPDYQNVFGQGAEGKFSYVDGKGGGINDGVDESWGPKLDGRLIPQFYSKGVPVPFVAHPNNVKDYFKTGVLLSNSIALDGAGDKYSYRISYNNEKQWGIVPNSEAGKNNLSFNGSFDVTPKLKVGVGANYIVNDAPNLPGAGGRRATSTMLQFTWFGRQVDINQLRDYKDAAGNTFNWNNSYYSNPFWVAYENTVSQRRNRFIGNLNLSYQIIDGLSFNFRTGSDYYNDKRKSKIAYGTNGTPFGSYQETNYIVTENNTEATLRYNKNISSDFSLDIIAGGNVRTKTYEENDQQAPRLAVANVYTLTNSRDPLISSNYYSKLRTWSSFASAQLGYKNYAFVNVTARNDWSSTLPQQNLSYFYPSVNASVVLSDALDIKSNVLSFLKVRGGWSKVGADADPYQLINTYNFNAPFNGNPQLNTSGVDLNPNLRSESTNSTEVGVEAAFLNSRIRLDLSLYNTNSIDQILKVDVSPTTGYTQKLLNAGKINNKGIEVQLGLTPVKVKDFRWDIDLNYAANKSKLERLDNEGNLQNYVLGSYRNIQVLASVGKAYGTLFGNAYQRDDKGNIVVNNSGIPLASPSKKVLGKYTPDWIGGINNSFSYKQFNLSFLIDASIGGSLFAGTNSTGSYTGVLEMTLPGRDADHGGLYYYYPGNDKSKGTVGLAKGATPPSGEVVYEDGMIFKGVNTAGNANAVIIPASQYYKAARNIEEEFVYSASYVKFRELKFGYTLPLGWIRKLGLTGATVSLVGRNLWIIHKDVPNIDPETAFTNGNAQGLEDLTLPTTRSYGFNINVKF